The genomic window GCGCCTTCTCACACTCGTCGAGCAGGACGACCGAGTAGGGCCTGCGGCGCACTGCCTCGGTGAGCATGCCGCCCTCGCCGTAGCCGACGTAGCCCGGCGGCGAGCCTATGAGACGCGACACGGTGTGCTTCTCCTGGAATTCGCTCATGTTTATCGTGACGACGCTGCGGCTGTCGCCGAAGAGTATCTCGGCGAGCGCGAGCCCCGTCTCCGTCTTTCCGACGCCCGAGGGGCCGGCGAGCAGGAATACGCCGAGCGGCCTGTCCGGAGACATGAGGCCGGCGGTCGAGGCCTGTATCGTCTTGGCTATCACGCGCAGCGCCGCGTCCTGCCCCTTGATGCGCTCGCCGAGCAGCTTGTCGAGCTCCTGCGCGACGGCGGCCTGACGGCTCGCCATGCGCCCCGCGGGGATGCCGGTCCAGTCGGAGACGACCTGAGCGACGACCTCGCCCGTGACCTCGACGTGTATGAGCCGTCCCTGCTCGTGCAGCGCTTCGTATTTTTCCTTCGCACGCTCGAAGTCGAGGCGGATGCGCTCGGCCTCCGCGCCGCCGGCTCCTGCCGCCTCGGTCTCCGGCGCTTCCGCGCCTTCTCCGGCGTTTTCAGGCTTTTCGGCGAGCTTCGCGGCAGCCAGCATCTCGCCGCGGCGCGCGATGAATTCGTCCGCCGCGTTCTTTTCCTCTTCCCAGCGTGCGCGGAGGCGCTCTTCCCCGGCCTTCGCTTCTTCTATCTCCTTTTCAAGCTCCGCGACGCGCTTTTCGTCTACTTCGGCTCCGTTCATGATGTCGCGTTTCAGCCCGTCGAGCTCGCGCTCCGCGGCCTGGCGCGCGCGCTCCGTATCTTCGAGCGGAGCGGGCTTCGACGACAGGCTGACCTTGACGCGCGCGCAGGCGGTGTCGAGCAGGTCTATCGCCTTGTCGGGCAGGAAGCGCCCGCTGATGTAGCGCGCGGAGAGGTTCGCAGCCGCTTCTATCGCGTCGTCGCGTATCAGGACGCCGTGGGCCTTCTCGTAGCTCGCGCGTATCCCGCGCAGTATCAGCGCGGCCGTGCGCGGCGACGGCTCGTCGAGCTTGACGAGCTGGAAACGTCTCGCGAGAGCCGCGTCCTTCTCAAAATATTTTTTGTATTCCTTCCACGTCGTCGCGGCGCAAGTCTTTATCTCGCCGCGCGCGAGCGCCGGTTTCATCAGGTTCGCGGCGTCGGAGCCGCCGGCCTGCCCGCCCGCGCCGACGAGCATGTGCGCCTCGTCTATGAACAGTATTATCGGCTTCTCGCTCGCCTTTATCTCGTCGAGCACGCCTTTGAGACGGCGCTCGAATTCTCCCTTGACGCTCGCGCCGGCCTCGAGCAGCCCCATGTCGAGCGAGAGCAGGGTCGAGCCCTTTATCGCGTCTGGCACGTCGCCCTGCACGATACGGAGCGCGAGCCCCTCGAGCACAGCAGTCTTTCCGACACCCGGCTCGCCGACGAGTATCGGGTTGTTCTTGCGGCGGCGCGCAAGGATGTCCACCATCTGGCGGATTTCCGCGTCGCGCCCGAATACGGGGTCTATCTTCCCGGCTTTGGCCTTCGCCGTGAAATCCTCGCAGAATTTCGCGATAAAGCTCTCGGCGTCTCCGCCCGCCGCGGCCTTCGAGGCCGGAGCCTCGGGCAGCGTCATTGAAGTCTCCTTGGAGCCGTCCGCTATCTTGGCGAAGTTCTTGAGAAGGTTCTCGCGGCTGACCGCGGAGAAGGCTTGCGTATAATCGCCCTGCGCGTAGACGGCGGGCTTGCGCAGGAAGGCGAGCAGCAGAGCGCCGGAGCGTATGCGGCTCAGCTTGAGGTCTACCGATGCGACGAGCCACGCAGCCTCCATAAGCTCGATGAGCAGCGGCGAGAATACAGGCCGTCCGCCGTTGCCGCTCCTGAAGCCGTCTACGGCGGCGTTCAGCGCGCGCTGAGCCTCCGCCGCGTCGGCGCCGAAGGTCTCGAGCGCCATCGGGATGTCGCTCTGCGGCTCCGCCATGCAGGCCAGCAGCAGATGCTCTATCGCAACCTCGTAGTGGCCGCGCCTTACGGCGTTTCCGGCGGCGTTGTTGAGCGCGAGCGTGAGAAAGTCGTTGCATTTTTCAAAAAGAGAGGCAATATCTACTCCTGTGGACATAAGTTCCTCCTTTTGCCGCGCGCGGCGGCGCGGAATTTTTCAGAGCGCCGGTACGACAGAGACAGAGGAGGACAGATGCGCTCTGCCCCTCTCTGTCTCTCGACTTGGCGCGTTACCGGGCCGGACTAGGCTTTCCAGTCGTCGGTGTATTCGATGTTTCCGTCGTTGTACGTCCACGTAATCTTGGAGTAGGTGAACTGCACGTCCTCCATGTCGTGATAGGGCTTGCTCTCCGGCAGGAAGGTGAGCGGCGTGAGCTGGTCCATCTCGACTACGATGGCGTTCTCCATTTTGACGGTGAAGTATTTTTCTTCGGTGCCGTCCGGCTTGATGCGGTAGTAGTCTACCGTGACGTCGAGCTGCTCGCCGGTGCAGCAGGCCTTGTAGAGCTTCGGCGAAGCCTGGCTCTTCGCCATCGTTATCTTATAAGGATGGTGTATCCTCTGACCGGTCGGCAGTCCGGTGTGGGTGTCCTTCGGTATCTCCACCTTGTGCTCGGTGGCGTAGACGAGGATCGAGTCCTTCTTGTCGCCGCCCTGCTCACAGTCGCCCTTGATGTCGCCCTGGCTTTTTCCCTTTAATTTCATATACGCTGTAAGTGCCATTCCAGTATCTCCTTTTCTATGTGATTATCGCCGTTAGGTAAAGGCAGCGCTTATTGCTTGTCCAGCTTCCCGACGAGGGAGAGC from Cloacibacillus sp. An23 includes these protein-coding regions:
- the tssH gene encoding type VI secretion system ATPase TssH; this translates as MSTGVDIASLFEKCNDFLTLALNNAAGNAVRRGHYEVAIEHLLLACMAEPQSDIPMALETFGADAAEAQRALNAAVDGFRSGNGGRPVFSPLLIELMEAAWLVASVDLKLSRIRSGALLLAFLRKPAVYAQGDYTQAFSAVSRENLLKNFAKIADGSKETSMTLPEAPASKAAAGGDAESFIAKFCEDFTAKAKAGKIDPVFGRDAEIRQMVDILARRRKNNPILVGEPGVGKTAVLEGLALRIVQGDVPDAIKGSTLLSLDMGLLEAGASVKGEFERRLKGVLDEIKASEKPIILFIDEAHMLVGAGGQAGGSDAANLMKPALARGEIKTCAATTWKEYKKYFEKDAALARRFQLVKLDEPSPRTAALILRGIRASYEKAHGVLIRDDAIEAAANLSARYISGRFLPDKAIDLLDTACARVKVSLSSKPAPLEDTERARQAAERELDGLKRDIMNGAEVDEKRVAELEKEIEEAKAGEERLRARWEEEKNAADEFIARRGEMLAAAKLAEKPENAGEGAEAPETEAAGAGGAEAERIRLDFERAKEKYEALHEQGRLIHVEVTGEVVAQVVSDWTGIPAGRMASRQAAVAQELDKLLGERIKGQDAALRVIAKTIQASTAGLMSPDRPLGVFLLAGPSGVGKTETGLALAEILFGDSRSVVTINMSEFQEKHTVSRLIGSPPGYVGYGEGGMLTEAVRRRPYSVVLLDECEKAHIDVMNLFYQVFDKGTLTDGEGKEVSFRNTIIMLTSNLASETIQSLTAGGGEIDEEALVQAVRPELSRHFRPALLARMTVVPFRSLNEEAMKRIAEAKLASVVKRLKANNGVELTVAPEVTELIVSRCTETETGARSIETILAGSVLPKLAHRMLERMSGGEMPPHAELYVGEDGSFALRFHDEPAEEEAEAPCAGETPHEPEAEEQE
- a CDS encoding Hcp family type VI secretion system effector, with the translated sequence MALTAYMKLKGKSQGDIKGDCEQGGDKKDSILVYATEHKVEIPKDTHTGLPTGQRIHHPYKITMAKSQASPKLYKACCTGEQLDVTVDYYRIKPDGTEEKYFTVKMENAIVVEMDQLTPLTFLPESKPYHDMEDVQFTYSKITWTYNDGNIEYTDDWKA